A single Pan troglodytes isolate AG18354 chromosome X, NHGRI_mPanTro3-v2.0_pri, whole genome shotgun sequence DNA region contains:
- the LOC112206835 gene encoding RNA polymerase II subunit A C-terminal domain phosphatase SSU72-like — MSLSPLRVAVVCWNNQNQSMEAQRVLNRRGFSVQSFGITPHVKLPGPAPNKPNIYDFKTTYDEMYNDLITKDKQFYTQNGVLYMLDRNKRIKLRPERFQDCKDVFDLIITCEERIYDQVVEDLNSREQETCQPVHVVNMDIRDNQEDAITGAFLICELCQCIQRSEDMENEIDQLLQKLEKKRGQAFLHTVCFY; from the coding sequence ATGTCATTGTCACCGCTGCGGGTGGCGGTGGTGTGCTGGAATAACCAGAACCAGAGCATGGAGGCACAAAGAGTCCTCAACAGACGAGGATTCAGTGTCCAGTCCTTTGGAATAACACCTCATGTGAAGCTTCCAGGACCAGCGCCTAACAAGCCAAATATTTATGATTTCAAAACCACATATGATGAAATGTACAATGATCTTATCACGAAAGACAAACAATTCTATACACAGAATGGCGTTCTGTATATGTTAGACAGAAATAAGAGAATCAAGCTCCGGCCAGAAAGGTTCCAGGATTGCAAAGATGTGTTTGATCTGATCATCACTTGTGAAGAGAGAATTTATGACCAGGTGGTGGAAGATCTAAATTCCAGAGAACAGGAGACCTGCCAACCAGTGCATGTGGTGAACATGGACATCCGGGACAACCAGGAAGATGCCATCACAGGGGCGTTTCTCATCTGCGAGCTCTGCCAGTGTATCCAGCGCTCAGAGGATATGGAGAATGAGATTGATCAGCTGCTGCAGAAGTTGGAGAAGAAGAGAGGCCAGGCCTTCCTGCACACGGTCTGCTTCTACTAA